One Candidatus Zixiibacteriota bacterium genomic window carries:
- the pyrE gene encoding orotate phosphoribosyltransferase has protein sequence MSDLLELFKRSGALLTGHFLLTSGRHSDVYYEKFTLLKNPGICTQICRAMADKFRDSGAQTVVGPTTGGIIIAYDVARYLGIEALYAEQGEKGRVFKRGFSLEPGQKVVIVDDVLTTGTSVNEVIDLVNSYDAQIVGLGLLLDRSGGAIKFAYPFHALATVNAESWEPSVCPLCKKGEPFTQRGSRKF, from the coding sequence ATGTCTGATCTCCTTGAATTGTTCAAACGATCCGGCGCCCTTCTCACCGGGCATTTCCTGCTGACCTCCGGCCGTCATTCCGATGTCTACTACGAAAAATTCACGCTGCTCAAGAATCCGGGGATCTGCACGCAAATCTGTCGTGCCATGGCGGACAAATTCCGCGACAGCGGGGCACAGACAGTGGTTGGTCCCACAACCGGCGGTATCATCATTGCTTATGACGTTGCCCGCTATCTGGGCATCGAGGCGCTCTACGCCGAGCAGGGGGAGAAGGGACGGGTTTTCAAACGAGGCTTCTCGCTGGAACCGGGGCAGAAAGTCGTCATCGTCGATGATGTCCTCACCACCGGGACTTCGGTCAACGAAGTTATTGACTTGGTCAATTCGTACGACGCACAGATAGTTGGGCTGGGATTACTCCTGGATCGGTCGGGCGGTGCAATCAAATTCGCCTATCCGTTCCATGCGCTGGCCACCGTGAACGCCGAGAGCTGGGAGCCATCGGTCTGTCCTCTCTGCAAGAAGGGGGAACCGTTTACGCAGCGCGGCAGTCGGAAATTCTGA